One window from the genome of Bacillus tianshenii encodes:
- a CDS encoding IS110 family transposase, which produces MNSTQNNKINQVTEQTLVVGMDIAKRTHYACFVDERGRVLKKAFPVSQSHGGFEKLYQRILKAMKEHRKTEVILGIEPTGHYWLNLAYFLDDRGISLVMTNPMHVKRSKELDDNLPTKHDAKDALVIARLVKDGRFSYPRILKGMEAELRVGSTLRSKLIEEQGAVRNQMIRWLDRYFPEYTQVFPTFGKMALAVLETSPFPCDLAQKEAEELLDELRQVEGMKSPQAPKVAKLINVAHHSIGVTEGQQMARVEIATLVRRYRQLEQEVASLTDQLTELVRTSVEYEWLSTVPGLGDATIVELLSEIGSFSHYQHPRQLLKLAGLTLRENSSGQHKGQKRISKRGRRRLRALLFRVMMPMIRHNAAFRELHDYYTNRTTNPLRKKQSIVVLCGKLLKVLHAISTKHIAFDAKRMMHDIPLLEG; this is translated from the coding sequence ATGAATTCTACTCAAAACAATAAAATTAATCAAGTCACCGAACAAACACTCGTTGTCGGTATGGATATTGCAAAACGCACACATTACGCATGCTTTGTCGATGAACGGGGCAGGGTGCTTAAAAAAGCTTTTCCGGTTTCTCAGTCCCACGGTGGTTTTGAAAAACTGTATCAAAGAATATTGAAAGCAATGAAGGAACATCGGAAAACGGAAGTCATTCTTGGGATTGAGCCGACCGGTCACTACTGGCTTAACCTGGCGTATTTCCTTGATGACCGAGGCATTTCTCTGGTGATGACGAATCCAATGCATGTGAAGCGTTCCAAAGAGCTGGATGACAACCTTCCAACGAAGCATGATGCCAAGGATGCGCTGGTGATTGCCCGCCTTGTGAAAGACGGACGATTCAGCTATCCGCGAATTCTTAAAGGCATGGAAGCCGAGCTGCGCGTTGGTTCAACGCTTCGTTCAAAGCTCATAGAGGAACAAGGGGCCGTCCGGAATCAGATGATTCGCTGGCTGGATCGTTACTTTCCAGAGTATACGCAAGTTTTCCCGACCTTCGGCAAAATGGCGCTCGCTGTACTGGAAACATCGCCCTTTCCATGCGACCTAGCACAAAAAGAAGCCGAAGAGCTATTGGATGAACTTCGGCAGGTTGAAGGGATGAAATCACCCCAAGCGCCAAAAGTAGCGAAGCTCATTAACGTCGCTCACCACTCGATTGGCGTAACAGAAGGACAACAGATGGCCCGTGTTGAAATCGCCACACTTGTCCGCCGTTACCGCCAGCTTGAACAAGAGGTTGCGTCCTTGACGGATCAGTTAACAGAGCTTGTCCGAACATCTGTCGAATATGAATGGCTTTCGACTGTACCAGGTCTCGGAGATGCGACCATTGTCGAACTGCTCTCTGAAATCGGCAGTTTCTCTCATTACCAACACCCACGCCAACTACTCAAACTTGCGGGGTTAACGTTGCGAGAGAACTCATCCGGTCAGCACAAAGGACAGAAGCGAATCTCTAAGCGTGGAAGAAGACGGCTGCGCGCCCTTCTCTTCCGTGTCATGATGCCGATGATTCGTCATAACGCAGCCTTTCGTGAGCTGCATGATTATTATACAAACAGAACCACAAACCCGTTACGCAAGAAGCAGTCAATCGTTGTTCTATGCGGCAAGTTACTGAAAGTTTTACATGCGATTAGCACGAAGCATATTGCGTTTGATGCAAAGCGAATGATGCATGACATTCCTCTTCTCGAAGGATGA
- a CDS encoding DegT/DnrJ/EryC1/StrS family aminotransferase, which translates to MIPFLDLKKINEQYSDEINEAIQRVIKSGWYVLGDELQQFEAEFASYCGVKHCIGTSSGLDALSLILNAYDFKSGDEVIVPANTFIATILAITKNNLTPVFVEPDITSYNINSVLIEEKITERTKAIMVVHLYGQCSDMEVIKKVAQKYNLVIIEDAAQAHGAVYNKQKVGSIGDVAAFSFFPGKNLGALGDGGAVTTNEPNIAAKIRMLRNYGSKEKYVHMYEGENSRLDEIQAAILRVKLKYLDSDNQKRRNIANFYLENITNPSIIKPNVITDSKAHVWHLFVIRAKNRGELQKFLMSHGVQTLIHYPIPPHKQKAYKKWGNLNLPISEKLHNEVLSLPMSPVLTKSEYEKVVMVLNHFK; encoded by the coding sequence ATGATTCCATTTTTAGATTTAAAAAAAATAAATGAACAATACAGTGATGAAATTAATGAAGCAATTCAAAGAGTAATAAAATCTGGGTGGTATGTTTTAGGTGACGAATTGCAACAATTTGAAGCTGAATTTGCATCTTATTGTGGAGTAAAACATTGTATTGGCACTTCAAGTGGTTTAGATGCACTTTCACTAATTTTAAATGCATATGACTTTAAATCAGGGGATGAGGTTATTGTTCCAGCTAACACTTTTATTGCAACAATTTTAGCAATAACCAAAAATAACCTAACACCAGTATTTGTAGAGCCTGATATAACATCTTACAATATAAATTCTGTTTTAATAGAAGAAAAAATTACTGAAAGAACGAAAGCGATTATGGTTGTACATTTATATGGCCAATGCTCTGATATGGAAGTTATTAAAAAGGTTGCTCAAAAATATAATCTGGTAATTATTGAAGATGCAGCACAAGCTCATGGTGCTGTATATAATAAGCAAAAAGTTGGGAGTATCGGTGATGTAGCAGCTTTTAGTTTCTTTCCAGGAAAGAACTTAGGTGCTTTAGGTGATGGAGGAGCAGTTACTACAAATGAGCCCAATATAGCAGCAAAGATTAGAATGTTACGTAATTATGGTTCTAAAGAGAAGTATGTTCACATGTATGAAGGAGAAAATAGTAGACTTGATGAAATTCAAGCAGCTATTTTAAGGGTTAAACTCAAATACCTTGATAGTGACAATCAAAAAAGAAGAAACATTGCAAATTTTTACCTCGAGAATATAACTAATCCATCTATTATTAAACCCAATGTCATTACAGATAGTAAAGCTCATGTATGGCATTTATTTGTTATACGGGCAAAAAATAGAGGTGAACTTCAAAAATTTCTAATGTCGCATGGTGTACAAACTCTAATTCATTATCCAATCCCTCCGCATAAACAAAAGGCCTATAAAAAATGGGGAAATTTAAATTTGCCTATTTCAGAAAAGTTACATAATGAAGTACTCAGTTTACCTATGAGTCCAGTACTTACTAAATCTGAATATGAAAAAGTTGTAATGGTTTTAAACCATTTTAAGTAG
- a CDS encoding acyltransferase, with protein sequence MSYFVHPKAINESKNVGNNTRIWAFAHILPNAVLGENCNICDHTFIENEVIIGHHVTIKSGVYIWDGVRIADNVFIGPNVTFTNDKTPRSKLYKAESIVTKVLEGASIGANATILAGITIEKYAMIGAGSVVTKDIPPHTLWYGNPAELRGYVCYCGEKLHSKDLYCNNCKIRFQLEDGKLQDMLKENS encoded by the coding sequence TTGAGTTATTTTGTGCACCCTAAAGCCATAAATGAATCTAAAAATGTTGGTAATAACACTAGAATTTGGGCGTTTGCGCATATTCTCCCTAATGCAGTATTAGGAGAAAATTGTAATATTTGTGATCATACTTTTATTGAGAATGAAGTTATTATTGGTCATCATGTAACAATAAAATCAGGCGTTTATATATGGGATGGAGTTAGAATTGCTGATAATGTATTTATCGGTCCTAATGTTACTTTTACAAATGACAAAACACCAAGATCCAAGCTATACAAGGCTGAGAGTATTGTGACAAAAGTCTTGGAAGGCGCGTCTATCGGAGCAAATGCAACTATTCTTGCTGGAATTACTATTGAAAAGTATGCAATGATTGGAGCTGGCTCAGTAGTAACTAAAGATATTCCGCCTCACACCTTATGGTATGGGAATCCAGCTGAATTAAGAGGTTACGTTTGTTACTGTGGAGAAAAGTTGCACTCAAAAGATTTATATTGTAACAATTGTAAAATTAGGTTTCAATTAGAGGATGGTAAATTACAAGACATGCTCAAGGAGAATTCTTGA
- a CDS encoding FdtA/QdtA family cupin domain-containing protein: MDVKKLDFNMFNDERGSLIALEQHKEIPFEIKRIYYIFNNELDCVRGKHAHKHLEQVLICVNGSCDVLTDDGKTKEIATLDNPNKALYIGNMVWREMFNFSKGCVLLVIASELYDQEDYIKDYNLFLEEVS, encoded by the coding sequence ATGGATGTAAAAAAACTAGACTTTAACATGTTTAATGATGAAAGAGGTTCCTTAATTGCCCTTGAGCAACATAAAGAAATCCCTTTTGAAATAAAAAGGATTTATTATATTTTTAATAATGAACTTGATTGTGTTCGTGGTAAACATGCACATAAGCATTTAGAACAGGTTCTGATTTGTGTTAATGGTTCTTGCGATGTTTTAACGGATGATGGAAAAACTAAAGAGATTGCAACATTAGATAATCCTAATAAAGCCTTATATATTGGAAATATGGTTTGGAGAGAAATGTTTAACTTTTCAAAAGGGTGTGTATTATTAGTAATTGCGAGCGAACTCTATGATCAAGAGGATTACATTAAGGATTATAATCTGTTTTTGGAGGAAGTAAGTTGA
- a CDS encoding SDR family oxidoreductase, producing MEKTVLVTGAGGYIGSVLVHKLLEHGYCVKAVDRYFFGKDKVKPHPKLEMVQEDCRRMKEVVFENVDAVIDLVAISNDPIGELFKDITYEINYLSRVNTAKMAKEQGVKQYILPSSCSIYGFQEKHVIVDEKFSTNPLTTYAKANEKAEQEILPLADDNYIVTILRQATVFGVSPRMRFDLAVNGMTHGAWKNGVIPLMRDGFQWRPMAHVQDVTDVMVLLLNTHAQLINGEIFNVGANENNYQLEQLAKEIIEAVSHDVSIEWYGDPDHRSYRVNFDKIENTLGWKAKWDVYAGAKEVFNALETGQINNTNENITLNWYKELIKWHRIIKEVELYGGILEIDKD from the coding sequence ATGGAAAAAACAGTATTAGTTACAGGTGCAGGTGGGTATATTGGGAGTGTGCTTGTTCATAAACTATTAGAACATGGCTACTGTGTAAAAGCAGTGGATCGATATTTTTTTGGTAAGGATAAAGTAAAGCCACATCCAAAACTTGAAATGGTACAAGAAGATTGCCGTCGTATGAAAGAAGTAGTCTTTGAGAATGTTGATGCAGTAATCGACCTAGTAGCGATTTCGAATGATCCTATTGGGGAATTGTTTAAAGATATTACATATGAAATTAATTATTTATCAAGAGTGAATACTGCAAAAATGGCTAAAGAACAAGGTGTTAAACAATATATACTGCCATCTTCATGTAGCATTTACGGTTTTCAAGAAAAACATGTTATTGTGGACGAGAAATTTTCAACAAACCCTTTAACGACTTATGCAAAAGCCAATGAAAAAGCTGAGCAAGAAATTCTTCCTTTAGCAGATGATAATTATATTGTAACGATATTGCGTCAAGCAACTGTTTTTGGGGTTTCACCAAGGATGAGATTTGATTTAGCTGTAAATGGGATGACACATGGTGCATGGAAGAATGGTGTTATTCCATTAATGAGAGACGGTTTTCAATGGAGACCCATGGCTCATGTGCAAGATGTAACAGATGTTATGGTTCTTCTGCTTAATACCCATGCTCAATTAATTAATGGGGAAATCTTTAATGTAGGTGCCAATGAAAACAACTACCAACTTGAACAACTTGCAAAAGAAATAATAGAAGCAGTATCCCACGATGTTTCTATTGAGTGGTACGGAGATCCTGATCATCGTTCTTATCGAGTGAATTTTGATAAGATTGAAAATACACTTGGATGGAAGGCAAAATGGGATGTTTATGCTGGTGCTAAGGAAGTTTTTAATGCTTTGGAGACCGGACAAATAAATAATACAAATGAGAATATTACTTTAAATTGGTATAAAGAATTAATAAAATGGCATCGCATTATAAAGGAAGTTGAACTATACGGTGGAATACTTGAAATTGATAAGGATTAA
- a CDS encoding sugar phosphate nucleotidyltransferase, whose amino-acid sequence MKGVILAGGKGTRLYPLTKVTNKHLLPVGMEPMIFNPIKQLISADIRDILIVTSTEHMGDVVNLLGSGTSMGCSFTYKVQDEAKGIADALLLAENFSNGEKIVVILGDNISDTSIKPFVESFNKQEKGARVLLKKVGDPERYGVAAIDERKVIQIEEKPKQPKSDFAVIGYYMYDNKVFDFIRDIDFSERGELEITSVNNIYIQKNELKYGIHDGSWTDAGTIQSLQLANEIMLRVKNQIQVG is encoded by the coding sequence TTGAAAGGTGTAATTTTAGCTGGAGGAAAAGGTACACGGTTGTATCCATTAACGAAGGTTACAAATAAACATTTACTTCCGGTTGGGATGGAACCTATGATATTCAACCCAATAAAACAATTAATATCAGCCGATATTAGAGATATTCTAATAGTGACAAGTACGGAGCATATGGGGGATGTTGTTAACTTATTAGGTAGCGGTACAAGTATGGGGTGTAGCTTTACGTACAAAGTTCAAGATGAAGCGAAAGGTATAGCAGATGCTCTTCTATTAGCAGAAAACTTTTCCAATGGGGAGAAAATAGTAGTTATTCTAGGTGATAATATTTCTGACACGTCTATCAAACCATTTGTAGAGAGCTTTAACAAACAAGAAAAAGGAGCTCGTGTACTATTAAAAAAAGTAGGTGATCCTGAAAGGTATGGTGTAGCAGCAATTGATGAAAGGAAAGTTATTCAGATTGAAGAAAAGCCGAAACAGCCTAAATCAGATTTTGCAGTAATTGGTTATTATATGTACGATAATAAAGTGTTTGATTTTATTCGAGATATAGACTTTTCAGAACGTGGTGAACTTGAAATTACTTCTGTTAATAATATATATATACAAAAAAATGAATTGAAATACGGTATTCATGATGGAAGCTGGACAGATGCTGGGACAATTCAGTCGTTACAATTAGCCAATGAAATAATGCTTAGAGTAAAAAACCAAATTCAGGTGGGTTAA
- a CDS encoding glycosyltransferase family 4 protein — MKKVCMLTSGHLYNDNRIFYKEARTLQENGYNVSVIAPVNKDGYFLNNSNQPTFKPQSNKIIEKQIEVYGYHKTFRKDVNKNIDELRYDIHMDFISNINNENIDDLEINLINLGMEIDADIYHAHEISSVYAAVKIKQLKAVQGKKIKVVYDVHEFFPSIYRDTVAKTDFYKKKYEEMIIEFEKTVLPYCDLVVTVSNSIKEYLESLNKNTYIDLIRNVPTKLGPSYEKIENDMPIICYEGYIRFERGLREIMESCSVLKTIYPEFKLVFIGGAVGDEKSYLDREIEERDLHNNIIQTGWLTPDKAHEEICKCDIGLQLLNNIPNCQVALPNKLFNYMRAGLAVIGMNYKEISSVMKNANCGLLINKLDSNLLTNAMINLIEQSRLLNYFKKNSRIAFESSYNWEKEGEKLLKLYTEFC; from the coding sequence ATGAAAAAAGTTTGCATGCTAACATCTGGTCATTTATATAATGACAACCGGATTTTTTATAAGGAAGCAAGAACTTTACAAGAGAATGGTTATAACGTATCGGTTATCGCTCCAGTTAATAAAGATGGTTATTTTTTGAATAATTCCAATCAACCGACGTTTAAACCACAAAGTAATAAGATTATTGAAAAACAAATTGAGGTTTATGGATATCATAAAACTTTTAGAAAAGATGTAAATAAAAACATAGATGAACTGAGATATGACATTCATATGGATTTTATTTCAAATATTAATAATGAAAATATAGATGATTTAGAGATAAACTTAATAAATCTCGGAATGGAAATAGATGCAGATATTTACCATGCTCATGAAATATCTTCTGTTTATGCTGCTGTTAAAATTAAACAATTGAAAGCTGTACAAGGGAAAAAAATAAAGGTCGTTTATGATGTTCACGAATTTTTCCCAAGTATATATAGAGATACAGTAGCAAAAACTGATTTTTATAAAAAGAAATATGAAGAAATGATTATTGAATTTGAAAAAACAGTTTTACCGTATTGTGATTTAGTAGTAACGGTATCTAATTCAATAAAAGAATATTTGGAGTCATTAAATAAAAATACTTACATTGATTTGATTAGAAATGTTCCTACTAAACTTGGTCCAAGCTATGAGAAAATTGAAAATGATATGCCAATTATATGCTATGAAGGGTATATACGATTTGAACGTGGTTTGAGAGAAATTATGGAAAGTTGTTCTGTACTAAAAACTATATATCCAGAGTTTAAGCTGGTATTCATAGGTGGGGCAGTTGGGGATGAAAAGTCCTATTTAGATAGAGAAATAGAAGAAAGAGATTTACATAATAACATTATCCAAACAGGATGGCTAACACCAGATAAAGCCCATGAAGAAATATGCAAGTGTGATATAGGATTGCAGCTACTGAATAATATTCCAAACTGTCAGGTTGCGCTTCCCAATAAGCTATTTAATTATATGAGAGCAGGATTAGCAGTCATTGGAATGAACTATAAAGAAATTTCTAGTGTGATGAAAAATGCAAATTGTGGGCTTCTCATTAATAAGTTAGATTCAAACCTTTTAACAAATGCAATGATAAATTTAATTGAACAATCTCGTTTATTAAATTATTTTAAAAAGAATTCTAGAATCGCATTTGAATCAAGTTATAACTGGGAAAAGGAAGGGGAAAAGTTATTGAAATTATATACTGAATTCTGCTAG
- a CDS encoding glycosyltransferase, with the protein MKIIHGPIEIAGQVGITARAQRAVGYASVSAVHSKNRYNYKNDIYIHRKEEGHISRWFKKGIFLKSYLTDYDVYHFHFAEPFYRYKGYYFDTKLLKKMNKKLFIEFWGNDIRLPKLEKKRNPFYVDPYNLSDEINIEKMKKWADITEGKVIVADHSFNIFLEKYFDDINIVGQRIEIENFSPSFPNPDNKVPLVVHAPSLKAFKGTSFLQKAVENLKKKGLEFEYLEITNKPNEEALQLYSKADIIVDQLCAGSHGIFACEAMALGKPVICYILPELINTYNKGFPIINANPDTIELILEEWILKHEERYKLGVKSREYVERVHDAKIVANKLIDIYIG; encoded by the coding sequence ATGAAAATAATACATGGACCTATTGAAATAGCAGGACAAGTAGGTATTACTGCTAGAGCTCAAAGAGCGGTGGGATATGCTAGCGTTTCTGCAGTTCATTCTAAAAATCGATATAATTATAAAAATGATATTTATATCCATAGAAAAGAAGAAGGTCATATTTCTAGATGGTTTAAAAAAGGCATTTTCTTAAAAAGTTATTTAACAGATTATGATGTTTATCATTTTCATTTTGCAGAACCATTTTATAGATATAAAGGTTATTATTTTGATACAAAACTCTTAAAAAAAATGAATAAAAAGTTATTTATAGAATTTTGGGGGAATGATATAAGATTACCTAAATTAGAAAAAAAGAGAAATCCTTTTTATGTAGATCCATATAATTTATCTGATGAAATTAATATTGAAAAAATGAAAAAATGGGCTGATATTACTGAAGGGAAAGTTATTGTTGCTGACCACTCTTTTAATATATTTTTAGAGAAATATTTTGATGATATTAACATTGTGGGTCAAAGAATAGAAATAGAAAATTTCTCTCCTTCATTTCCGAATCCTGACAATAAAGTTCCGTTAGTAGTTCATGCACCAAGTTTAAAAGCCTTTAAAGGCACAAGTTTTCTTCAAAAGGCTGTAGAGAATCTTAAAAAGAAAGGCTTAGAGTTTGAATATTTAGAAATTACAAACAAGCCAAATGAAGAAGCACTCCAACTATATAGCAAAGCAGATATTATTGTTGATCAATTATGTGCAGGTTCGCATGGGATATTTGCTTGCGAAGCAATGGCTTTGGGGAAACCAGTCATTTGTTATATACTTCCAGAACTTATAAATACATATAATAAAGGGTTCCCTATTATTAACGCTAATCCAGATACAATAGAGCTGATCCTTGAAGAATGGATTTTAAAGCATGAAGAACGTTATAAACTAGGTGTTAAAAGTAGGGAATATGTTGAAAGAGTCCACGATGCAAAAATAGTTGCAAATAAATTAATAGATATATATATAGGATAA
- a CDS encoding DegT/DnrJ/EryC1/StrS family aminotransferase — translation MTSVIPHSKPCYSVEDYNAVAQCLDSYYTASGGPASKFLIMKLEKYYNSDLVMLTSSGTTALILALIAIGIKPGESVILPNYICREVYDAVKFLGITPVLADVESNTYTLNNLTVEEKINSKVKGIIFPHMFGFPGMIKGLNKFNLPIIEDLSQGLGVKIGNKNAGEFGDVSLLSFKSIKMLGGGEGGALILNTPKSKENIKNFLSGADKFYPPLLFSMSDLTASLVLSQWDKMDVFVCKRKSIAINYLNSFKNLNFDLPLFLEENSWHRFPIKLVGDVSFENIQKKYYENGVVIRKPVDNLLNELLSIEGEFPTSREIFEKTISIPLYPALKEDEIDKIIKVTNKIFG, via the coding sequence ATGACTAGTGTAATACCACATTCAAAGCCATGTTATTCAGTTGAAGATTATAATGCTGTTGCGCAATGTTTGGACAGTTATTATACTGCTTCAGGAGGCCCTGCTTCAAAATTTTTAATAATGAAGCTTGAAAAATATTATAATTCTGATTTAGTTATGTTAACTTCTTCTGGAACCACCGCATTAATATTGGCTTTAATAGCAATAGGAATAAAGCCAGGTGAATCAGTTATACTTCCAAACTATATTTGTAGAGAGGTATATGATGCAGTCAAGTTTCTGGGAATTACCCCTGTTTTAGCAGATGTAGAAAGCAACACGTACACTTTAAACAATTTAACAGTTGAAGAAAAAATTAATTCAAAAGTAAAAGGGATTATTTTTCCTCATATGTTTGGCTTTCCGGGTATGATTAAAGGTTTAAATAAGTTTAACCTCCCAATTATAGAAGATTTATCACAAGGATTAGGGGTAAAAATAGGTAATAAAAATGCTGGGGAATTTGGCGATGTTTCACTCTTATCTTTTAAATCTATAAAAATGTTGGGAGGAGGGGAAGGAGGAGCTTTAATTTTAAATACTCCAAAATCAAAGGAAAATATCAAAAACTTCCTTAGTGGTGCCGACAAATTTTATCCTCCTTTATTATTTAGTATGTCTGATTTAACAGCCTCTTTAGTGTTGAGTCAATGGGATAAAATGGATGTTTTTGTGTGTAAGCGAAAAAGTATAGCTATCAACTATTTGAACTCATTTAAAAATTTAAATTTTGATTTACCCTTATTCTTAGAAGAAAACTCATGGCATAGATTTCCGATAAAATTAGTCGGGGATGTATCATTTGAAAATATACAAAAAAAGTATTATGAAAATGGAGTTGTTATTCGAAAGCCTGTTGATAACTTACTAAATGAATTACTTTCAATAGAAGGGGAATTCCCCACATCAAGGGAAATTTTTGAAAAAACTATCTCGATTCCTTTATATCCAGCCTTGAAAGAGGATGAAATAGATAAGATAATAAAGGTAACGAATAAAATATTTGGATAA
- a CDS encoding formyltransferase family protein, with protein sequence MSIVFLVGNNRELCLYRCCGAGIKIDHVIAFAGQKSRLDSWEEACKKLNVPLSIIDKGTLVPLLQKLNPQLAVTIGFPLLIHKEGLNSAENFINVHPTLLPKYRGAHSGWYILANNEKESGVTIHFLSSEIDEGDIISQGKFKLSSFDTPRSMYKKSRELEAELLLKVVTDFKDGVNFQRIKQNEKEATLYKGLRTPEDSKIDPSKPILELFHQIRACDPNLYPAFFEYEGQRVCIKLWRPEKPEGEKDLL encoded by the coding sequence ATGAGTATAGTATTTCTTGTCGGGAATAACAGGGAATTATGCCTATATAGGTGTTGCGGAGCAGGTATAAAAATTGATCATGTGATTGCATTTGCCGGACAAAAAAGTAGACTAGATTCATGGGAAGAAGCATGCAAAAAATTAAATGTTCCTTTATCAATTATAGATAAAGGAACGTTAGTTCCATTACTACAAAAGCTTAATCCCCAACTTGCTGTAACGATAGGTTTTCCTTTATTAATACATAAAGAAGGATTAAATTCGGCAGAAAATTTTATTAACGTGCATCCTACGTTGCTTCCTAAGTATAGAGGAGCGCACTCCGGATGGTATATATTGGCTAATAATGAAAAAGAAAGTGGCGTAACTATTCATTTTTTATCATCTGAAATAGATGAAGGAGATATTATTTCACAAGGAAAATTCAAGTTATCTTCCTTTGATACTCCAAGATCAATGTACAAAAAAAGTCGAGAGTTGGAAGCAGAGTTGCTTTTAAAAGTGGTAACTGACTTTAAAGACGGGGTAAACTTCCAAAGGATAAAACAAAATGAAAAAGAGGCAACACTTTATAAAGGGTTAAGAACTCCAGAAGATTCTAAAATTGACCCATCGAAGCCAATTTTAGAATTATTTCATCAAATTCGTGCTTGTGATCCAAATTTATATCCTGCATTTTTTGAATATGAAGGACAAAGGGTTTGTATTAAATTATGGAGACCCGAAAAACCTGAAGGAGAAAAGGATTTATTATAA
- a CDS encoding GNAT family N-acetyltransferase, with the protein MVSIVQIKSDKDFSEWERTIEKWIIKQKSIIPQISPVWFKVFQSFKHFNCNLLIAHEKGKIKNFFFFVKYNGIYGSVIHCNPFIVYGGFPVVDFLVWRKLIDKLFQIAINEDCITVTLCTPPFQEVNLEMYKEVFKPDYCYSNFYQYSLLNDHPVKKLRAKRRAAFKNEIRRGNLSGITISIENSMDKWNEWYKIYFERYKEVGANPYPKELFLKIYEELVSQDKAKLFCGYNKGEMIGGTLILLGNKIADYFASAYTGGNLNVFSNTVVLDSIFNWLIQNKYELYNWESSPEKSGVYNYKARWGAKEGKHIYMTKVIGDASNILSKDVNKVKKEYKGIYILPYNLWGE; encoded by the coding sequence TTGGTATCCATTGTTCAAATAAAAAGTGATAAGGATTTTTCTGAATGGGAAAGAACAATTGAAAAGTGGATAATTAAACAAAAAAGTATAATCCCACAGATAAGTCCAGTTTGGTTTAAGGTTTTTCAATCTTTCAAGCATTTTAATTGCAACCTTCTAATTGCCCATGAAAAAGGAAAAATTAAAAACTTTTTCTTTTTTGTTAAATATAATGGAATATATGGAAGTGTTATACACTGTAATCCCTTTATTGTGTATGGAGGTTTTCCAGTAGTTGATTTTTTAGTATGGCGCAAATTGATAGATAAGCTATTTCAAATTGCTATAAATGAAGATTGTATAACAGTAACACTTTGTACACCTCCATTTCAAGAAGTTAATCTTGAAATGTATAAGGAGGTTTTTAAACCTGATTACTGTTATAGTAATTTTTATCAATATAGTTTGTTAAATGACCATCCAGTTAAAAAATTAAGAGCCAAAAGGAGAGCTGCTTTTAAGAATGAAATAAGGAGAGGTAACCTCAGTGGAATTACAATAAGTATAGAAAATTCTATGGATAAATGGAATGAATGGTATAAAATCTACTTTGAAAGGTATAAGGAAGTAGGAGCAAACCCATATCCAAAAGAATTATTTTTAAAAATTTATGAAGAGCTTGTTTCACAAGATAAGGCAAAGCTTTTTTGTGGGTATAATAAAGGAGAAATGATAGGCGGTACTTTAATCCTTTTAGGTAACAAAATTGCTGATTACTTTGCTTCTGCATATACAGGAGGAAATTTAAATGTTTTTTCAAATACGGTAGTTCTAGACAGTATTTTTAATTGGTTAATACAAAATAAGTATGAACTATACAATTGGGAATCAAGCCCTGAAAAATCAGGGGTATATAATTATAAAGCACGTTGGGGAGCTAAAGAGGGAAAACATATATATATGACTAAAGTTATAGGTGACGCTTCCAATATTTTATCTAAAGATGTTAATAAAGTGAAGAAGGAATATAAAGGGATTTATATATTACCTTATAATTTATGGGGAGAGTAA